The following coding sequences are from one Acidobacteriota bacterium window:
- a CDS encoding acyltransferase has translation MARIVKCGLIQAKNAAPTDLPIDEIKKINIERHLNLIEAAARAGAKIVCMQEVFTTPYFCAEQQTRWYDAVEKIPDGPTVKLMQEVARDHGIVLVVPIYEEEQAGVYYNTAAVIDADGKYLGKYRKNHIPHVAPGFWEKFYFKPGNLGYPCFDTAYARIGVYICYDRHFPEGARSLGLNGAEIVFNPSATVAGLSEYLWKLEQPAHAAANGYFIGAINRVGVEAPWNIGEFYGQSYFCDPRGQIVAQGPRDEDAVVVADLNLDMIREVRNTWQFFRDRRPDTYGTLVQG, from the coding sequence ATGGCACGCATTGTGAAATGTGGTTTGATACAAGCAAAGAACGCCGCGCCGACCGATCTGCCGATTGACGAGATCAAAAAGATCAACATCGAGCGCCACCTGAACCTGATCGAAGCCGCCGCCCGCGCGGGCGCCAAGATCGTCTGCATGCAGGAAGTTTTCACTACGCCGTACTTTTGCGCCGAACAGCAGACGCGCTGGTACGACGCGGTCGAGAAAATTCCCGACGGCCCCACAGTCAAGCTGATGCAGGAAGTCGCGCGCGACCACGGCATTGTGCTGGTCGTGCCGATTTACGAAGAAGAGCAGGCGGGAGTGTATTACAACACCGCCGCCGTGATTGACGCCGACGGCAAATACCTGGGCAAGTACCGCAAGAACCACATCCCGCACGTCGCGCCCGGCTTTTGGGAGAAGTTCTATTTCAAGCCCGGCAATCTGGGCTACCCGTGCTTTGACACGGCGTATGCGCGTATCGGTGTGTATATCTGCTACGACCGGCATTTTCCCGAAGGCGCGCGCTCTCTCGGTTTGAACGGCGCTGAAATCGTCTTCAATCCGTCGGCGACAGTCGCGGGCTTGAGCGAATATCTGTGGAAGCTGGAACAGCCTGCACACGCGGCAGCGAATGGTTATTTTATCGGCGCGATCAATCGCGTGGGTGTTGAAGCGCCCTGGAACATCGGCGAGTTTTACGGTCAGAGTTATTTCTGCGATCCGCGCGGCCAAATCGTTGCGCAAGGGCCGCGTGACGAAGACGCCGTAGTCGTGGCCGATTTGAATCTGGATATGATCCGCGAAGTGCGCAATACGTGGCAGTTCTTCCGCGACCGGCGCCCTGATACGTATGGGACGCTAGTGCAGGGATAA
- a CDS encoding PIN domain-containing protein, which produces MRAVIDTNVIFEGLTKQGSVCGLIVDAWRAGLIEACVTNALAYEYEDVLGRKLSARRWTQIQPVLRSLLGQAEFVTIYFSWRPSSPDPGDDHLIDCAMNADATVVTANIRDLAQAQKTLGLRVMSPVEFVMALTDPN; this is translated from the coding sequence ATGCGGGCAGTGATAGACACCAATGTGATTTTTGAAGGCTTGACGAAACAGGGCAGCGTTTGCGGCTTGATCGTAGACGCTTGGCGCGCGGGACTGATCGAAGCCTGCGTCACCAATGCGCTCGCTTATGAATACGAAGACGTGCTGGGGCGTAAACTTTCGGCCCGACGCTGGACACAAATACAACCTGTTTTGCGCAGCTTGTTGGGACAAGCCGAGTTTGTGACAATCTATTTCTCGTGGCGTCCGAGTTCGCCTGATCCGGGCGACGATCATCTGATTGATTGCGCGATGAACGCGGACGCGACTGTTGTGACTGCAAACATACGAGATTTAGCGCAAGCGCAGAAGACGCTGGGCTTGCGCGTAATGTCGCCCGTGGAATTTGTTATGGCGCTGACCGACCCGAACTAA
- a CDS encoding D-aminoacylase, with protein sequence MKITLSLLLSFLFLLAPALHTAQTQPYDLLIRNGRIVDGAGNSWFRGDVALRGDTIAAVGKLEGATARRVIEANGQIIAPGFIDTHSHARRQIFEETKAENYIRQGVTTAIEGPDGSSPLPLKPFFDQLVQARIAINMGALVGQGSIREKVIGLVNRPATPDEIEKMKALVKEAMEQGALGLSTGLFYVPGNYTPTEEVIELAKVAGRMGGIHTSHMRDEAAGVLKSVAETIAIGEQGGLPTQVTHHKIIGKDNWGRSVDTLHLVAEARARGVDVTIDQYPYTASSTGLVALLPQWAQEGGLRELVKRLEDPATRAKIKAAIIENIKFDRGGGDPKNVYIARCTWDQSLEGKNLAEITKARGRSTSFEDAAETTLELVARGGASAIFHAINEDDLVRILKDPLTMIASDGGVEIPKRGVPHPRSYGTFARVLNVYVREKRVLTLEDAVRKMSSLPAGRMGFTDRGLLRPGMKADVVVFDAERVRDKATFAEPHQYAEGFSYVIVNGAVVLDGGKMTEARPGQVLLGAAARR encoded by the coding sequence ATGAAAATAACGCTTTCTCTCTTGCTGAGCTTTCTTTTCTTGCTCGCGCCCGCCTTGCACACGGCGCAAACGCAGCCTTACGACCTGCTCATCCGCAACGGACGCATCGTAGACGGCGCGGGCAACAGTTGGTTTCGCGGCGACGTAGCCTTGCGCGGCGACACCATCGCCGCCGTCGGCAAGCTCGAGGGTGCCACCGCGCGCCGCGTGATCGAAGCCAATGGCCAAATCATCGCGCCCGGTTTCATTGACACGCACTCGCACGCGCGGCGGCAGATTTTTGAAGAGACGAAGGCCGAAAACTACATCCGCCAGGGCGTGACCACCGCGATTGAAGGGCCGGATGGCAGTTCGCCGCTGCCGCTCAAACCCTTCTTTGACCAACTTGTGCAAGCGCGCATCGCGATCAACATGGGCGCGCTGGTCGGCCAAGGCTCCATCCGTGAAAAGGTCATCGGCCTGGTCAATCGCCCCGCCACGCCGGACGAAATCGAAAAGATGAAAGCCCTGGTCAAAGAGGCGATGGAACAAGGCGCGCTGGGGTTGAGCACTGGCTTGTTTTACGTGCCCGGCAATTACACGCCGACCGAAGAGGTCATCGAACTCGCCAAAGTCGCGGGCCGCATGGGCGGCATTCACACCTCGCACATGCGCGACGAAGCGGCGGGCGTGCTCAAAAGCGTTGCCGAGACCATCGCCATTGGCGAACAAGGCGGACTGCCAACGCAGGTCACGCATCACAAGATCATTGGCAAAGACAACTGGGGCCGCAGCGTTGACACCTTGCACCTCGTTGCCGAAGCCCGCGCGCGTGGCGTAGACGTAACGATTGACCAATACCCATATACCGCGTCGAGCACCGGCCTCGTCGCGCTGCTGCCGCAATGGGCGCAGGAAGGCGGCCTGCGCGAACTGGTCAAACGCCTGGAAGACCCGGCCACGCGCGCCAAGATCAAAGCCGCCATCATCGAGAACATCAAGTTTGATCGCGGCGGCGGCGATCCCAAAAACGTATACATCGCGCGCTGCACTTGGGATCAAAGTTTAGAGGGCAAGAATCTGGCGGAGATCACCAAAGCGCGTGGGCGTTCCACGTCGTTTGAAGACGCGGCGGAAACGACGCTCGAACTTGTCGCCCGTGGCGGCGCGTCGGCTATCTTTCACGCCATCAACGAAGACGACCTCGTGCGCATCCTCAAAGACCCGCTGACAATGATCGCTTCGGACGGCGGCGTCGAGATTCCCAAACGCGGCGTGCCCCATCCGCGCAGCTACGGCACCTTCGCCCGCGTGCTGAATGTATATGTGCGCGAAAAGCGTGTGCTGACGCTGGAAGATGCCGTGCGCAAAATGAGTTCGCTGCCTGCCGGGCGTATGGGCTTCACTGATCGCGGCTTGTTGCGTCCTGGTATGAAGGCGGACGTGGTCGTGTTCGATGCGGAACGTGTGCGTGACAAGGCGACCTTTGCCGAGCCGCATCAGTATGCCGAAGGCTTCAGCTACGTGATCGTCAACGGCGCGGTTGTGCTGGATGGCGGTAAAATGACGGAAGCGCGGCCCGGGCAGGTGTTGTTGGGGGCGGCGGCGCGGCGGTGA
- a CDS encoding NCS1 family nucleobase:cation symporter-1 encodes MSAKNVPETIHHPDGRVELRDPAAISASPLYNEDLAPVPIQQRNWTTYNYAALWISMAHCIPTYMLSSGLIAAGMNWWQALVTILLGNTIVLIPILLNSHPGTKYGIPFPVFARASYGTIGSNLPALMRAIVACGWFGIQAWIGGEALHTFFKAIIPGWQTLLGGPVGGHTGTEWLSFLLFWGLNIWIIYRGMDLLRAVENWAAPYVLVMTAVLLGWAIWRADGLGTLFTNAGKFQTLGEFWPVFIPSLTAMIGFWATLSLNMPDFMRFGRSQREQTVGQVVALPTTMTVFAAMGVMITSAAIVIYPQMKPEELWDPLKVVGQFSNVFVVALSMFTAVVATLAVNIAANVVSPANDFANAFPKLISFRTGGLITGLLGIAMQPWKLLSSPDVYIFRWLNGYSGGLGAIAGVLIADYWLVRNRELVLGDLYRTTGCYTYASGWNWRAVVATAIGCGLALIGWKVPLFKPLFDYGWFVGFGVGAVVHYGLMKTFPPATVPRASASGASSTSTN; translated from the coding sequence ATGTCCGCTAAAAATGTTCCCGAAACCATCCACCACCCAGACGGTCGCGTTGAACTCCGCGACCCCGCCGCCATCAGCGCCAGCCCGCTCTACAACGAAGACCTCGCGCCCGTGCCCATCCAGCAACGCAATTGGACGACGTATAACTATGCGGCGCTGTGGATTTCGATGGCGCATTGCATCCCGACTTATATGCTCTCGTCGGGCTTGATTGCGGCGGGGATGAATTGGTGGCAGGCGCTGGTGACGATCTTGCTGGGCAATACGATTGTGCTGATTCCGATCTTGCTCAACTCGCATCCGGGCACGAAATACGGCATTCCGTTCCCCGTGTTTGCGCGCGCGAGTTACGGCACCATCGGCTCGAATCTGCCCGCGTTGATGCGCGCGATTGTGGCGTGCGGCTGGTTTGGCATTCAGGCGTGGATCGGCGGAGAGGCGCTGCACACCTTTTTCAAGGCCATCATTCCCGGCTGGCAAACGCTGCTGGGCGGGCCAGTCGGTGGGCATACGGGGACGGAGTGGCTGTCGTTTCTGCTCTTTTGGGGCCTGAACATCTGGATCATCTATCGCGGGATGGATTTGTTGCGCGCGGTCGAAAACTGGGCCGCGCCGTATGTGCTGGTGATGACGGCGGTGTTGCTGGGCTGGGCGATTTGGCGCGCCGATGGCCTGGGCACGCTCTTCACCAATGCGGGTAAGTTCCAAACGCTGGGGGAATTCTGGCCTGTGTTCATTCCGTCGCTGACGGCGATGATCGGATTCTGGGCGACGCTGTCGTTGAATATGCCCGACTTCATGCGCTTCGGACGCAGCCAGCGCGAACAGACCGTCGGCCAGGTCGTGGCCTTGCCAACGACGATGACCGTCTTTGCCGCGATGGGTGTGATGATTACTTCGGCGGCCATCGTGATCTATCCGCAGATGAAGCCCGAAGAGTTGTGGGACCCGCTCAAGGTCGTTGGGCAATTCAGCAACGTCTTTGTCGTCGCGCTTTCGATGTTCACGGCGGTGGTGGCGACGCTGGCGGTGAATATCGCGGCCAACGTCGTTTCGCCCGCCAACGATTTTGCGAATGCCTTCCCGAAGCTGATCTCGTTCCGCACGGGCGGCCTGATTACCGGCTTGCTCGGCATTGCGATGCAGCCGTGGAAGCTGCTTTCCAGCCCGGACGTTTATATCTTTCGTTGGCTGAATGGTTATTCGGGAGGCTTAGGCGCAATTGCAGGTGTCTTGATTGCGGATTACTGGCTGGTGCGCAATCGGGAATTGGTATTGGGCGATTTATATCGGACAACTGGCTGCTACACCTATGCGAGTGGGTGGAATTGGCGCGCCGTGGTTGCCACTGCTATAGGTTGCGGGTTGGCGCTGATTGGCTGGAAAGTCCCGCTGTTTAAGCCACTCTTCGATTATGGCTGGTTTGTGGGCTTTGGTGTGGGAGCGGTAGTTCATTATGGGTTGATGAAGACCTTTCCGCCCGCAACGGTACCGCGCGCGTCAGCAAGCGGTGCGTCGTCAACTTCAACCAATTGA